In the Halalkalicoccus sp. NIPERK01 genome, one interval contains:
- a CDS encoding CoA ester lyase, which translates to MTRRSVMFTPGDRPEMLRKAPKAGADVLVFDLEDAVAPDRKAEAREIVADLLADPDFTPESEVCVRVTPEFEADLAVLERARPDSLMLPKVAGRADVAAFDAAVREYGDALPVLALVENAAGVLAAPEIAAHDAVDALVFGAEDLSADIGATRTAEGTEVLYARERVVIAASAADCEAIDTVYTDIEDHEGLVEETRFAIQLGYDGKMAIHPGQVGPINEAFTPDPEAIEWAERVLDARDRAESEGRGVFRVDGEMIDAPLIARAERIRERARLADSYR; encoded by the coding sequence ATGACCCGCCGTAGCGTCATGTTCACCCCCGGCGACCGTCCCGAGATGCTGCGAAAAGCGCCGAAGGCGGGCGCGGACGTGCTCGTCTTCGATCTGGAGGACGCCGTCGCCCCCGATCGGAAGGCCGAGGCCCGTGAGATCGTCGCCGACCTCCTCGCGGACCCGGACTTCACGCCCGAGAGCGAGGTCTGCGTCCGGGTCACCCCCGAGTTCGAGGCCGACCTCGCGGTCCTCGAACGCGCCCGGCCCGACAGCCTGATGCTCCCGAAAGTCGCCGGCCGAGCGGACGTCGCGGCCTTCGACGCGGCGGTCCGGGAGTACGGCGACGCGCTTCCGGTGCTCGCGCTAGTCGAGAACGCGGCGGGGGTGCTCGCGGCGCCCGAGATCGCCGCCCACGACGCCGTCGACGCGCTCGTCTTCGGCGCGGAGGACCTCTCCGCCGACATCGGCGCGACCCGCACGGCCGAGGGCACCGAGGTGCTGTACGCCCGCGAGCGGGTCGTGATCGCCGCGAGCGCCGCCGACTGCGAGGCGATCGACACCGTCTACACCGACATCGAGGATCACGAGGGCCTCGTCGAGGAGACCCGGTTCGCGATTCAGTTGGGCTACGACGGCAAGATGGCGATCCACCCCGGCCAGGTGGGGCCGATCAACGAGGCGTTCACGCCCGATCCCGAGGCGATCGAGTGGGCAGAGCGCGTCCTCGACGCCCGCGACCGCGCCGAGAGCGAGGGGCGGGGCGTCTTCCGCGTCGACGGCGAGATGATCGACGCGCCGCTGATCGCGCGGGCCGAGCGGATCCGCGAGCGCGCTCGCCTCGCCGACTCGTATCGGTGA
- a CDS encoding Lrp/AsnC family transcriptional regulator, whose amino-acid sequence MRERLDDIDRRILYYLRVDARNTTAPMIAQEVDVSAATIRNRIDQLEERGVIQGYHADIDYEVAEGKLMNIFLCNAPTGVDDVVARTLQVPGVVHVRSTMTGRENLHVQAIGDDTGDLTRIKRELADLGLEIEDEGLVNGEYYRPYDQYGPAETHEPSPLTDVMSLSGGAEVIEIPVREGAPVDGRTIEDSVEEGILDEDVLVIAVEREDEVITPRGETVLRSGDVLTVFSQSGVQDALLEAVTGVSATR is encoded by the coding sequence ATGCGCGAACGACTCGACGACATCGACAGGCGCATCCTCTACTACCTCCGGGTCGACGCGCGGAACACGACCGCGCCGATGATCGCCCAGGAGGTCGACGTCTCGGCGGCGACGATCCGAAACCGGATCGACCAGCTCGAGGAGCGCGGCGTCATCCAGGGCTACCACGCCGACATCGACTACGAGGTCGCCGAGGGAAAGCTGATGAACATCTTCCTCTGTAACGCCCCCACCGGGGTCGACGACGTCGTCGCCCGCACCCTGCAGGTCCCGGGCGTGGTCCACGTCCGCTCGACGATGACCGGGCGCGAGAACCTCCACGTCCAGGCGATCGGGGACGACACGGGGGATCTGACCCGCATCAAACGCGAACTGGCCGACCTGGGCCTCGAGATCGAGGACGAGGGGCTGGTAAACGGCGAGTACTACCGCCCCTACGACCAGTACGGACCGGCCGAAACCCACGAACCGAGCCCGCTGACGGACGTCATGAGCCTCTCGGGCGGCGCGGAGGTGATCGAGATCCCCGTCAGGGAGGGCGCCCCGGTCGACGGACGCACGATCGAGGACAGCGTCGAGGAGGGGATCCTCGACGAGGACGTGCTGGTGATCGCCGTCGAGCGCGAGGACGAGGTCATCACCCCGCGCGGGGAGACCGTTCTTCGGAGCGGGGACGTCCTGACCGTGTTCTCGCAGTCGGGGGTGCAGGACGCCCTGCTCGAGGCGGTCACCGGCGTCTCGGCGACCCGCTGA
- a CDS encoding carbon-nitrogen family hydrolase, with protein MKLALAQLGIDHGDVETNVERAVDAIEEAAARDVDLVCLPEIFNVGYFAFDRYPRAAEGLSGPTLSRISAAAAEHGINVLAGTIVEDLAETTDAPTPADEGLANTAVLFDRSGDRRAIYRKHHLFGYESAEAELLVPGEDPASGICEVEGFTAAITTCYDLRFPELYRELAANDVSLVLVPSAWPYPRVEHWTTLSRARAIENQCYVATINGSSEHEGTRLLGRSTVFDPWGTTLASAADDPALVVSEIDPGRVERVREEFPALRDRRLP; from the coding sequence ATGAAACTCGCGCTCGCCCAACTGGGGATCGACCACGGCGATGTCGAGACGAACGTCGAGCGGGCGGTCGACGCGATCGAGGAGGCGGCCGCGCGCGACGTCGACCTCGTCTGTCTCCCCGAGATATTCAACGTGGGCTACTTCGCGTTCGATCGGTACCCCCGCGCCGCCGAAGGGCTCTCGGGTCCGACGCTCTCGCGGATCTCGGCGGCCGCCGCCGAACACGGGATCAACGTGCTCGCGGGGACGATCGTCGAGGACCTCGCGGAGACGACCGACGCGCCGACGCCCGCCGACGAGGGGCTCGCGAACACAGCCGTCCTGTTCGACCGCTCGGGGGATCGACGGGCGATCTACCGCAAGCACCACCTCTTCGGCTACGAGTCGGCCGAGGCCGAACTGCTGGTCCCCGGCGAGGACCCCGCGTCGGGGATCTGCGAGGTCGAGGGGTTCACCGCCGCGATCACGACGTGCTACGACCTTCGGTTCCCCGAACTCTACCGCGAACTCGCCGCCAACGACGTCTCCCTCGTGTTGGTCCCGAGCGCGTGGCCCTACCCGCGGGTCGAACACTGGACGACGCTCTCGCGGGCACGCGCGATCGAGAACCAGTGTTACGTCGCCACGATAAACGGCAGCAGCGAGCACGAGGGGACCCGGCTGCTGGGTCGGTCGACCGTCTTCGACCCGTGGGGAACGACGCTCGCGAGCGCCGCGGACGACCCCGCGCTCGTCGTGAGCGAGATCGATCCCGGGCGGGTCGAGCGGGTCCGCGAGGAGTTCCCGGCGCTGCGGGACCGCCGACTGCCGTGA
- a CDS encoding amino acid permease — MVEKTRTLDFKIAFALGLGTMIAAGIFSLSGRAVYEIGSSAVIAFVIAALIAGVTAASYSEFASIYSENGGGYLFSSRTFENEYLLFGVGASLFMGYCATTAFYLGTMDHWVEQFVFGPLLELLGLGGIHLPGGVWGILTALLLGTLNARGTEESGTFQLIVTGAKVAVLFAFIGGAVAYAGPTQATATFVAQFQFGDPAGTVSIAALAFITFFGFSAIAASAGEIIEPRETVPKAIAASIVTVTVLYTFVIVAMVNAPVDDSVLRAGETAMGTVAASFMGPAGQALIVAGAIFSMVSASNASILAASSIGDLMGRQGQAPRPFSRIHRQYNTPFWSIVAVTATIVALIAVFVGLFPAEGGLSGAVPFALGLDGLTGFANVNLLAPLAVVNVALIVSRRRFPDIERPFSVPASPWLPIVGILANLALITNLPPIGIVAAVLVEVTLVGAYLVWGGALDREELVDRAVTARRVTANGSDGQRIETPGVPSTGDGSASLDDAEIDPSVARAESVPEDRYEVLVPIERPGRAASYARLAADVGRLYGDDPVVRLLNVTEIPEQTESAALVDTAVERVDRIEEELGDVRADLEATVLVEGHISRDVAFDVLTTAREESVDRIAMGYPEDRPDITEAIEYKAPCDVLFASGVDAPLDVSTITIGVGGGPHHDHLLDVASRLAHRGTTVHVVNVEPTGTSGTPEDVGRTIERFDERDSVEVHTVASDDVADALVDVATDVGGPLLVGASRNRVFRRFVFGSNADRVVRRSAGLDLPVLVYASETGIRGRLRSALFTPYRYFLKLGRGSRRRGQSADETAD, encoded by the coding sequence GTGGTAGAGAAGACCCGCACCCTCGATTTCAAGATCGCGTTCGCGCTCGGTCTCGGGACCATGATCGCCGCCGGCATCTTCTCGCTGTCCGGACGGGCGGTCTACGAGATCGGTTCGAGCGCCGTCATCGCGTTCGTGATCGCCGCCCTCATCGCGGGCGTCACCGCCGCGAGCTACTCCGAGTTCGCCTCGATCTACTCCGAGAACGGCGGCGGCTACCTCTTCTCGTCGCGGACCTTCGAGAACGAGTACCTCCTGTTCGGCGTCGGGGCGTCGCTCTTTATGGGCTACTGTGCGACGACCGCCTTCTATCTGGGGACGATGGACCACTGGGTCGAGCAGTTCGTCTTCGGGCCGCTGCTCGAACTGCTGGGACTGGGCGGAATCCACCTCCCGGGCGGGGTCTGGGGGATCCTCACCGCGCTCCTGCTGGGCACGCTCAACGCGAGGGGGACCGAGGAGAGCGGCACCTTCCAGTTGATCGTCACCGGCGCGAAGGTCGCCGTCCTCTTCGCGTTCATCGGCGGGGCCGTCGCCTACGCCGGTCCGACGCAGGCGACGGCCACGTTCGTCGCGCAGTTCCAGTTCGGCGACCCCGCCGGCACCGTCTCGATCGCCGCGCTGGCCTTTATCACCTTCTTCGGCTTCTCCGCCATCGCGGCCAGCGCCGGCGAGATCATCGAGCCCCGGGAGACGGTCCCGAAGGCCATCGCCGCCTCGATCGTCACCGTCACCGTCCTCTATACGTTCGTCATCGTCGCGATGGTCAACGCTCCCGTCGACGACTCGGTGCTGCGGGCGGGCGAGACGGCGATGGGGACGGTCGCCGCCTCGTTCATGGGCCCGGCGGGCCAGGCGCTCATCGTCGCGGGCGCGATCTTCTCGATGGTCTCGGCGTCGAACGCCTCGATCCTCGCCGCATCGAGCATCGGCGACCTGATGGGGCGCCAGGGCCAGGCGCCACGGCCGTTCTCGCGCATCCACCGGCAGTACAACACGCCCTTCTGGAGCATCGTCGCCGTCACGGCGACAATCGTGGCGCTGATCGCGGTGTTCGTCGGGCTATTCCCCGCCGAGGGCGGGCTCTCGGGCGCGGTCCCGTTCGCGCTCGGACTCGACGGGCTGACCGGCTTCGCGAACGTGAACCTGCTCGCGCCACTGGCGGTCGTCAACGTCGCGTTGATCGTCAGTCGCCGACGGTTCCCGGACATCGAGCGCCCCTTCTCGGTGCCGGCCTCGCCGTGGCTGCCAATCGTCGGGATCCTCGCGAACCTCGCGCTGATCACCAACCTGCCGCCGATCGGCATCGTCGCCGCCGTCTTGGTCGAGGTGACGCTGGTCGGCGCCTACCTCGTCTGGGGCGGTGCCCTCGATCGCGAGGAGTTGGTCGACCGGGCGGTCACGGCCCGGCGGGTCACCGCCAACGGCAGCGACGGCCAACGGATCGAGACCCCCGGGGTTCCCTCGACCGGCGACGGGTCGGCCTCGCTCGACGACGCGGAGATCGATCCGTCGGTCGCTCGGGCCGAGTCGGTTCCCGAGGACCGCTACGAGGTGCTGGTCCCGATCGAGCGACCCGGCCGGGCGGCCTCCTACGCCCGGCTGGCGGCCGACGTCGGTCGACTCTACGGCGACGATCCGGTCGTTCGCCTGCTCAACGTCACGGAGATCCCCGAACAGACCGAGAGCGCCGCGCTCGTGGACACCGCGGTCGAGCGTGTCGACCGGATCGAGGAGGAACTCGGCGACGTTCGGGCGGACCTCGAGGCGACGGTGCTCGTCGAGGGCCACATCAGCCGCGACGTCGCGTTCGACGTCCTCACGACCGCCCGCGAGGAGTCCGTCGACCGGATCGCCATGGGCTACCCGGAGGACCGACCGGACATCACCGAGGCGATCGAGTACAAGGCCCCCTGTGACGTGCTGTTCGCCAGCGGGGTGGACGCCCCGCTCGACGTCTCGACGATCACCATCGGGGTCGGCGGCGGCCCCCACCACGACCACCTGCTCGACGTCGCGAGTCGACTCGCTCACCGGGGGACGACGGTCCACGTCGTCAACGTCGAACCGACCGGGACGAGCGGCACCCCGGAGGACGTCGGGCGGACGATCGAGCGCTTCGACGAGCGTGACAGCGTCGAGGTACACACGGTCGCGAGCGACGACGTCGCGGACGCGCTGGTCGACGTCGCGACCGACGTCGGCGGGCCGTTGCTCGTCGGCGCCTCGCGCAACCGGGTGTTCCGGCGGTTCGTCTTCGGCAGCAACGCCGACCGGGTGGTGCGTCGGTCCGCGGGGCTCGACCTCCCGGTGCTCGTCTACGCCAGCGAGACCGGGATCCGCGGTCGCCTCCGCTCGGCGCTGTTCACCCCGTATCGCTACTTCCTCAAGCTGGGTCGGGGCTCGCGCCGGCGGGGCCAGTCGGCCGACGAAACGGCGGACTGA
- a CDS encoding SRPBCC family protein has translation MTVRVERRFVLPASCEEVWEFISDPEQRARAISVVSDYELVDEAGNEAIWYIDIPIPVIRRAARVETEDTERDPPRYVEFVGRSKVMRVTGSHRLEETDGGCRLTNEFVVDGRLPGVERFFKKNLDSELENLERTIREYLARNDRR, from the coding sequence ATGACTGTCCGGGTCGAACGACGGTTCGTTTTGCCGGCATCGTGTGAGGAGGTCTGGGAGTTCATTTCCGATCCGGAGCAGCGAGCACGCGCGATCAGCGTCGTCTCCGACTACGAACTCGTCGACGAGGCGGGCAACGAGGCGATCTGGTACATCGACATCCCCATCCCGGTCATCCGCCGCGCCGCCCGCGTCGAGACCGAGGACACCGAACGCGACCCGCCCCGGTACGTCGAGTTCGTCGGCCGTTCGAAGGTCATGCGGGTGACGGGCAGCCACCGACTCGAGGAGACCGACGGGGGCTGTCGGCTCACGAACGAGTTCGTCGTCGACGGGAGGCTCCCCGGCGTCGAGCGGTTCTTCAAGAAGAACCTCGATTCGGAACTCGAGAACCTCGAGCGGACGATCCGGGAGTACCTCGCCCGGAACGACCGACGATGA
- a CDS encoding DUF5658 family protein has translation MSTHEVGVWETLSGYESLLWGAAVVSMVADIVLTYHGIERGLVEGNPIARFALERVGYAALGALKLFALGVGLAGRAVLPTEYTAIVPLGLAVPWTIASLINAALIVTVS, from the coding sequence ATGTCGACGCACGAGGTGGGCGTCTGGGAGACGCTTTCGGGGTACGAGTCGCTGCTCTGGGGGGCCGCCGTCGTGTCGATGGTCGCCGACATCGTCCTCACGTATCACGGGATCGAACGGGGCCTCGTCGAGGGGAATCCGATCGCGCGGTTCGCGCTCGAACGGGTCGGCTACGCCGCGCTCGGCGCGCTCAAACTGTTCGCGCTCGGGGTCGGACTCGCCGGGCGGGCCGTCCTTCCGACTGAGTACACCGCGATCGTCCCGCTGGGGCTCGCGGTCCCGTGGACGATCGCCTCGCTGATCAACGCCGCGTTGATCGTCACCGTGAGCTAG
- a CDS encoding MaoC family dehydratase produces MPGLYYEEFEVGETIDHGKRRTISESDNQRFCDMTMNQQPLHLDSEFASGTEFGERLVNGLYTMSLAVGLTIPETTDGTIVANLSYDDVSHPAPVFHGDTIRARSTVTEKRETSDGERGVVTMHVEVLNQDDELVCEFDRTVLSLKASSR; encoded by the coding sequence ATGCCCGGACTGTACTACGAGGAGTTCGAGGTCGGCGAGACGATCGATCACGGGAAACGGCGGACGATAAGTGAGTCGGACAACCAGCGCTTCTGCGACATGACGATGAACCAGCAGCCGCTCCACCTCGATAGCGAGTTCGCGTCCGGTACCGAGTTCGGCGAGCGCCTCGTCAACGGCCTCTACACCATGTCGCTCGCGGTCGGGCTGACGATCCCCGAGACGACCGACGGGACGATCGTCGCCAACCTCTCGTACGACGACGTCTCGCACCCTGCGCCGGTGTTTCACGGCGACACGATCCGCGCCCGGTCGACGGTCACCGAGAAGCGCGAGACGTCCGACGGCGAGCGCGGCGTCGTCACCATGCACGTCGAGGTCCTGAACCAGGACGACGAACTGGTCTGCGAGTTCGACCGGACCGTCCTCTCGCTGAAGGCTAGCTCACGGTGA
- a CDS encoding VTT domain-containing protein, protein MGGGLAAGGIEGVRTIVETATGWPGVGIVFAYSFLIAFALPGPSEVVLVAPLDIAPSRAVTLGVIVLTSATGKAIGSLVAFHIGQEAKRSGPLLRWLERSRFDVVSWSQRRAVGIAKKYGYAGLALALCVPFFPDTVSLYAFAVLEESYWKFAVATFVGSLGRLLVTLGVFGGAISLL, encoded by the coding sequence GTGGGTGGGGGACTCGCTGCCGGGGGGATCGAGGGGGTGCGGACGATCGTCGAGACGGCGACCGGATGGCCCGGCGTCGGGATCGTCTTCGCCTACTCGTTTCTCATCGCCTTCGCCCTGCCCGGTCCGAGCGAGGTCGTGCTGGTCGCGCCGCTGGACATCGCCCCCTCGCGTGCGGTGACCCTCGGGGTCATCGTCCTCACCAGCGCGACCGGCAAGGCGATCGGGAGCCTCGTCGCGTTCCACATCGGACAGGAGGCGAAACGATCCGGCCCGCTGCTTCGCTGGCTCGAACGCTCGCGGTTCGACGTCGTCTCGTGGTCCCAGCGGCGGGCGGTCGGAATCGCCAAGAAGTACGGCTACGCGGGACTCGCGCTCGCGCTCTGCGTGCCCTTCTTCCCGGACACCGTCTCCCTGTACGCCTTCGCGGTCCTCGAGGAGAGCTACTGGAAGTTCGCGGTGGCGACGTTCGTCGGGAGCCTCGGGCGCCTCCTCGTGACGCTCGGCGTCTTCGGCGGGGCGATAAGCCTCCTCTGA
- a CDS encoding aldehyde dehydrogenase family protein, with the protein MSQQTMDVSQHYIAGEWTDGVGEETFESVNPATGETLGEFRQGTEADVDRALAAADEAFEEWRDLSYIDRAEYLWDIYHELRDRHEELGRVVTEECGKEISEGKADVTEAWHMVEWAAGNARHPHGDVVPSEIPSKDAYMRRKPRGVVGCITPWNFPVAIPFWHMAVTLVEGNTVVWKPAEQTPRCGQIIAEMFEDAGIPDGVFNMVQGFGDAGNAIVEDERVSTVLFTGSAEVGHEISGKVGAEPGKLAACEMGGKNGIVITEQADMDTAVHSAVMSSFKTTGQRCVSSERLIVHTDVYDEFKERFVELAEGVKIGDPLEEDTFMGPVVDESQVEKFHKYNELARKEGGRVLVDRADPEEGEIPEGHEGGYWIGPFVYEIEYDPELRCLQEEVFGPHVALVEYSGDVENAIEIHNDTPYGLAGAIISEDYRQIHAFRDYGEVGLGYANLPCIGAEVHLPFGGVKKSGNGYPSAREVIEAVTERTAFTLNNSREIEMAQGLSADIKLDE; encoded by the coding sequence ATGAGTCAACAGACGATGGACGTTTCACAGCACTACATCGCCGGCGAGTGGACCGACGGGGTGGGTGAGGAGACGTTCGAGAGCGTCAACCCCGCGACGGGCGAGACGCTCGGGGAGTTCCGACAGGGGACCGAGGCCGACGTCGATCGCGCGCTCGCCGCGGCCGACGAGGCGTTCGAGGAGTGGCGCGACCTCTCGTACATCGACCGCGCCGAGTACCTCTGGGACATCTACCACGAACTCAGGGACCGCCACGAGGAACTCGGCCGGGTCGTCACCGAGGAGTGCGGCAAGGAGATCAGCGAGGGGAAAGCCGACGTGACCGAGGCCTGGCACATGGTCGAGTGGGCCGCGGGCAACGCCCGCCACCCCCACGGCGACGTCGTCCCCTCGGAGATCCCGAGCAAGGACGCCTACATGCGCCGGAAACCCCGCGGCGTCGTCGGCTGTATCACGCCGTGGAATTTTCCGGTCGCCATCCCCTTCTGGCACATGGCGGTCACGCTGGTCGAGGGCAACACGGTGGTGTGGAAACCCGCCGAACAGACCCCCCGATGCGGGCAGATCATCGCCGAGATGTTCGAGGACGCGGGCATTCCCGACGGGGTGTTCAACATGGTCCAGGGCTTCGGCGACGCGGGCAACGCCATCGTCGAGGACGAGCGCGTTTCTACCGTTCTCTTCACCGGGAGCGCGGAGGTGGGCCACGAGATCTCCGGCAAGGTCGGCGCGGAACCCGGTAAACTGGCGGCCTGCGAGATGGGCGGCAAGAACGGCATCGTGATCACCGAGCAGGCCGACATGGACACGGCGGTCCACTCGGCGGTCATGTCCTCGTTCAAGACGACCGGCCAGCGCTGTGTCTCCTCCGAGCGCCTGATCGTCCACACCGACGTCTACGACGAGTTCAAGGAGCGCTTCGTCGAACTCGCCGAGGGCGTTAAGATCGGCGACCCGCTCGAGGAGGACACGTTCATGGGGCCGGTCGTGGACGAGAGCCAGGTCGAGAAGTTCCACAAGTACAACGAGTTGGCACGGAAGGAGGGCGGACGGGTGCTGGTCGACCGGGCCGACCCCGAGGAGGGAGAGATCCCCGAGGGCCACGAGGGCGGCTACTGGATCGGCCCGTTCGTCTACGAGATCGAGTACGACCCCGAGCTTCGCTGCCTGCAGGAGGAGGTCTTCGGCCCGCACGTCGCGCTGGTCGAGTACAGCGGCGACGTCGAGAACGCGATCGAGATCCACAACGACACGCCCTACGGGCTGGCGGGCGCGATCATCAGCGAGGACTACCGCCAGATCCACGCGTTCCGGGACTACGGCGAGGTCGGGTTGGGCTACGCGAACCTGCCGTGTATCGGCGCGGAGGTCCACCTGCCCTTCGGCGGCGTCAAGAAGAGCGGCAACGGCTATCCGAGCGCGCGCGAGGTGATCGAGGCGGTCACCGAGCGCACCGCGTTCACGCTCAACAACTCCCGGGAGATCGAGATGGCACAGGGCCTCTCGGCGGACATCAAACTCGACGAGTGA
- a CDS encoding Glu/Leu/Phe/Val dehydrogenase, with translation MAEEANPFESLQEQVDDAAAYLDVSEDVLDRLKNPERVLETNLSVELDDGSLERFRAFRSQFNGDRGPYKGGIRYHPNVSRDEVKALSGWMVYKTAIVGIPYGGGKGGIVIDPKEYSEAELERITRAFATELRPLIGEDRDVPAPDVNTGQREMNWIKDTYETLENTTAPGVVTGKAIESGGSEGRVEATGRSTMITAREAFSYLGRDVSEATVAVQGYGNAGWIAANLLEEEGATVVAASDSSGAIHSESGLDTQSVRDHKDDTGSVAGFSGADEEFSGEDLLTLDVDLLVPAALENAIDEELAREVEADVIVEAANGPLTPDADAVLTEREVDVFPDILANAGGVTVSYFEWVQNRQRFYWDEERVNDELEGVIVNAFEDLVSAYEAHDVPNFRTAAYVVAIDRVVRAFEEGGTFP, from the coding sequence ATGGCCGAGGAAGCGAACCCATTCGAGAGCCTACAGGAACAGGTCGACGACGCGGCCGCGTATCTCGACGTGAGCGAGGACGTCCTCGATCGGTTGAAGAACCCCGAACGCGTCCTCGAAACGAACCTCTCGGTCGAACTCGACGACGGCTCCTTGGAGCGATTTCGGGCCTTCAGATCGCAGTTCAACGGCGACCGGGGGCCGTACAAGGGGGGGATCCGCTATCACCCGAACGTCTCCCGCGACGAGGTGAAGGCGCTGTCGGGGTGGATGGTCTACAAGACCGCGATCGTCGGGATCCCCTACGGCGGCGGGAAGGGTGGGATCGTCATCGATCCCAAGGAGTACTCCGAGGCCGAACTCGAACGCATCACCCGTGCCTTCGCGACCGAACTTCGGCCCCTCATCGGGGAAGACCGGGACGTCCCCGCGCCGGACGTCAACACCGGTCAGCGCGAGATGAACTGGATCAAGGACACCTACGAGACCCTCGAGAACACGACCGCGCCCGGCGTCGTCACCGGGAAGGCGATCGAGAGCGGCGGCAGCGAGGGCCGCGTCGAGGCGACGGGCCGGTCGACCATGATCACCGCCCGCGAGGCCTTTTCGTACCTCGGCCGCGACGTGAGCGAGGCGACCGTGGCGGTCCAGGGCTACGGCAACGCCGGCTGGATCGCCGCGAACCTCCTCGAAGAGGAGGGCGCGACGGTCGTCGCCGCGTCCGACTCCTCGGGGGCGATCCACAGCGAGTCGGGCCTCGACACGCAGTCGGTGCGCGACCACAAGGACGATACCGGCAGCGTGGCCGGCTTTTCGGGCGCCGACGAGGAGTTCTCCGGCGAGGACCTGCTGACGCTCGACGTCGACCTGCTCGTGCCCGCCGCCCTCGAGAACGCCATCGACGAGGAACTCGCCCGCGAGGTCGAGGCCGACGTGATCGTCGAGGCCGCGAACGGGCCGCTGACGCCCGACGCCGACGCCGTCCTCACCGAGCGCGAGGTCGACGTCTTTCCCGACATCCTCGCGAACGCCGGCGGCGTGACGGTGAGCTACTTCGAGTGGGTCCAGAACCGCCAGCGCTTCTACTGGGACGAGGAGCGGGTCAACGACGAACTGGAGGGGGTGATCGTAAACGCCTTCGAGGACCTCGTTTCCGCCTACGAGGCCCACGACGTGCCGAACTTCCGGACCGCGGCCTACGTCGTCGCCATCGACCGGGTCGTGCGGGCGTTCGAGGAAGGCGGTACTTTCCCCTGA